In the genome of Lathyrus oleraceus cultivar Zhongwan6 chromosome 4, CAAS_Psat_ZW6_1.0, whole genome shotgun sequence, the window ATAAGCTGTTTTCATAAGCTATATCGAAGAGCTTACAGAAATAAGCATCAAACAAGACGTTTCCATAGGCTCTTCCAAGTGCTTATGCGAGTAGATAAACTCAAAAAAACTAATCCAAACCGGCCCTCAAAATCTAGAATACATGAAAACTGAAAAATACCTCTGGCTTCATTCCTACAATTTCATCCGGAAGACTCAAGCACTGATTAAGATCGAGAGAACCAACTACTATCCTGTCTTCTCCATAAGTAGAAAACTACAAAAGTTCAATTGATTTTCTCAACAATAAACCAATGACCAACAAACAAATCTATATTGTCATTGAATGAATCCATGAAATAAACAAACCTTACATGAAGAACATAAATCATCATAGATGTTAGATATATGAGACACAGGAAGAGAAGCATTTATGCAAGAGACTCTTCTAAAACCCACCCTCTTCCCTGAAATGCGCTCTTTCAATGCTTCAAACTCACGTTCAGCCAAGTACTTCACATGATCCTAACACAACTTGACAAACACGAAAAACGCTTCGTATAAACTATAAATTTCACTCTTTTATCACAAATCAAGCATACCCTTTTGAAACTCAGTATCTAAAAACAATAAATCTAGCTGAAATCGAAACTCTTTCCGATTGAATTTGAATAAAAAACAGAAATAGAAAGAAGAATTGGAGTGGAAGACTAACTCACTTGGACTCCGTAAGTTCCGGGACGGAATTGATTGAAGGAACGAACACGGAGGGAAGAAGCTGCCCAGAGTTCATCATCGTAGAAAGATTCGGCGATGGTGATCAAAGATGTGTCGATTTTTTGGGTGCAAATGTTTGTGGAAGAAGGTGAGGATTGGATTGGAGTTCTGGTGTTGTAATTTGAGAATGTTAATGCAGAATTTGGAAAGGTAGAAGAAGAAGAGTGAATTGAAGGGAAGGAACAGAGCGAAGAAATTAGCGTCATTTTTTGTTAGGTGTGTTGTTTGTTGTATTATTCGTGGTTGCATATGCATCTTGTTCTTGTTTTTGATAAgttcttttttgtttttttatttctttatATTTCTTCCATATTTTCTATTTTCCCTTCCACTTTTGTTATTTCTTTTATACATATATTTAATATCTTTTATCTTTATTCCTCCTTAATATTCTACTTTCCATTTATAGCCATCAAAACGGATTATTAATTCTCGAAGTCA includes:
- the LOC127138503 gene encoding uncharacterized protein LOC127138503 isoform X2 gives rise to the protein MTLISSLCSFPSIHSSSSTFPNSALTFSNYNTRTPIQSSPSSTNICTQKIDTSLITIAESFYDDELWAASSLRVRSFNQFRPGTYGVQFSTYGEDRIVVGSLDLNQCLSLPDEIVGMKPEVSGADTTRAYLSNVCVARELHRNGLAYELLEKSKLVARNWGITDLYVHVADDNEPAKKLYMKSGFVYESDEPAWQARFLDRPRRLLLWMGLSIS
- the LOC127138503 gene encoding uncharacterized protein LOC127138503 isoform X1, with product MTLISSLCSFPSIHSSSSTFPNSALTFSNYNTRTPIQSSPSSTNICTQKIDTSLITIAESFYDDELWAASSLRVRSFNQFRPGTYGVQDHVKYLAEREFEALKERISGKRVGFRRVSCINASLPVSHISNIYDDLCSSCKFSTYGEDRIVVGSLDLNQCLSLPDEIVGMKPEVSGADTTRAYLSNVCVARELHRNGLAYELLEKSKLVARNWGITDLYVHVADDNEPAKKLYMKSGFVYESDEPAWQARFLDRPRRLLLWMGLSIS